From the genome of Grus americana isolate bGruAme1 chromosome 4, bGruAme1.mat, whole genome shotgun sequence:
CAAGGGGCAACTATAGCAGTAAAAATTTGTATTACCTGCTAAAGAAATTGTGGGTCGTTGGCATTCTAACtgtctaataaaaaaatttaaaaaaaacttagtGGCTTTGTAATGTGAAAATCTACAACAGATGTCATGAAATATCATGATGAAGTCAAAATATTATTCAGGGCCTGTAGGCACTCAGTACTTTTCacttcagaaggaaacaaaagtgAATTTCCAATTACCGTGGTTTGGGGAACACTGTGGAAGAATCACTGGCTGCAGAAATGGGGCTAAAAAGAACGCAGCAAACATTTCATTATCCTTTAGTATTAGGAAACAGTAGGAGTAGAGATGGCTACAAAAGGCTTTCTCATGCTTTGCAgttgtttctcttttcaaaaaacATTGTGCAGTGCTTAAAAAATGGGATGGTTGTAAACTAACAGCAAAACTGCATGCTTAGTAGTAGTAGCTTAATTTGGCAAGAGACTGAAatgtgatttccccccccccatattgCATGAGTAGCTAATGAAGTAAATAGCTGCAGAAGACAAAGTACAGGCTGGCGAGCGTATCGTTTGTTTAGCAAAGGGAAACCAGTGGCTTTTCCACGGAATGATCCTCACATCTGTGACATTctcttgctgattttttttgtctatcCTTGCTATGGAAGCCAAAAACTAGGCCCTGCTTCAAATTTCAGATGTGTGGTAGCTAATTACAGTACACATAATCTTAATAAAGAAGTGTCATTAGTTATAAAATATGTTTACTCTAGAGTTTCAAGGGTAGGAGAGGGAGAGTCCAAGCTGCAGAGGGCTGTTGCCAACTGGATGGCTCAGGCTGTGATTTTGTCAATTACTGTGTTTTCTATTTATGTACGTACAAAGCAGAGATGAGAAAATGTGTCTGTGTCCTAATTGCCTTGAGCTTTTAGCAATATTTATGGACTATGAGCAGACTTTCAGGAGATGAGTAATTAAATTTCTACATCTTGTTAAATGTGTTTTGTAGCATCTTATCTCTTCCTGCTTTAAACAGCTTCCTCTTTCAGTCTTGAAAGCACTTTCCAACAGTAGAATTGTTGAAATTTAGAGCAAGTATTTTTATGCTAATGGTAGCACATAACCTCATGTTACACTTTGTTTCATCTTCCTCACTTCAGCTTATCCTCATGTTTTGTTCCATAACACCTCTTGCCATTTTAAGATGAACTGTAGATACTAAGGATTATTAAACTGCTCCCACTTGGGTAAATGGGAGCTTTGCCGCTGGTTCCTCTGAAAATAGGATCGGGACCGGAATAGATGCATGTAATGTCTTGTAAGACACACTAATATGCTTTCTGCCTGAACAAATAGGACTCCAAGCACTTCTGAATCTTGTCCTCTAGTTCTCTGCGACATGCATGCCACTACTTGATCAATGGGCAATTGAAACTGTTCGGTACATCACAAGGATCTTCACATTAATTTgctggaaacaaaaccagcaatcTTGCAACAGGATTGACCAAAAGACTCCCAGTCACAGGTGCTAAATCACACCTGAGTATCAATGAAAACGCATTAAATCCACATAAGCACCCAATGAATTCATAATGAGTCAGTGCTGTCACTGTAACAAACCAATGCCAGAGAAGAGCTTACAGAGGTGGCCAGAGCTCTTGGGTTTTTAGGGTCTACAGGCACAATAAATATTGCTGTGATTTTGATTCAAATTAAACTGTTTAAATGGTCATCACggaggtggaaaaaaacctgaagttgTGTAAGACTTTATCAAGATCTTGGTTTTCTGGAGTACTATATGTAACTCTCAAGTATTCCTGATTAAAACTATCCTTCTCTCAGCTCAGAATTTTATAGAATCATTTCCTTTAATCAgggacaggatttttttaaagaaaaagtgaatgTCCCGTACAATCTCAGGATTTTACTTACCTGACTCTTGCCCTGCCAGGAAGCACGCTCTGCAGTGCCGCAATCTTAAAAACTTGGAGTTATGCATGGGGGTGTTTGTGAGCCCAGGCACTAAGTCCTGGACTCAGCGACTTGAAAAAATCATCTCTCTGACAGAAGCAGCTCAGCAGTCACCTCAAAGTACTTGGTGGATGGTGGCAGTGTCTGAACTAGCTTGAGATCCTGTGAGTTGTAAAGCATACGTCAATCAGTACCACGGCATCCTCACCTTCAGACTTAGCAGCAGCTAAATCAGCTGCTGAATTCAGAGTAAATGCAGCACTAATTTACACTTTAGGTGTAGAGATGGCATACTGCCCTGTCCGTGCCTTGCTAATGTTCCTCCAAGATACTTCAAAGTAAACTAAtagcaatgaagaaaaattggGAGCCGACAAGATTGGCAGTTTGTCCCAGACCTGTGTTTCAATAAAGCTCGGATACATGTTCATTCCCTGTTTCATCCTGTTCCTGCAATTTACCTCAAGACAACCAAGATGATGCACTTTCTATGACAGCAAGCTCTGAGGACCTATCCCCAACAGACTACAGGCTTTTAACTTTACTAAATAAATAGACAAGGATAAGAAAGTGCAACCCGTAGCAGCATATCCTGCTTGTCCTGTCACAAATTGACCAACTCAATTAGTAGAAAATGCAGTCATGTTTGTCTATTCTAGCTTGAATCCACCGGATTACTTCAAAGCAGCTTAAACTTGCATGTTTTGCCCCCTCGAAGGCCAGCCCCCACAGGTCTAATACCTGGGCCTGGTTTCCAGCCAGGTTCACAGCACAGGCACTTTCAGTGGTGTGAACAGCagtacaaagaaaaagcaaataaaagcctCTGTCCATCAAGTGGTGACCTTGCTAAATGACAGCAGGTATCCTGAGCACCTGCTGGAGGCAGTGCTAGGGCCTTCTCTTATGACAGTATCATAGGAACACACGTTAGCTCTGGAGGATTGATCTTGCAAGGCTCAGTGCAAGGACATTTCaatgagaaaattaataatTCCCTTACTCTGATTATGATGATTAATTCTGTTACGTCAGCAGCCTTTGGCACAGCCAGTGACAGCAGCAGATTTCATATGGGAAAAACCTAATTCAAGAGCCAAGAACCTTAAAGGGGAATTTTGTGAggttaaataataatattagtAAGTGACACACAAGCATCTATAACTTTATGTATGTGCAGAAATGCACATACTGTCCTCAATCCTATATAAGACTTTGTACTGATGtataattgctttttattagAAACATCAGCCAAGATAAAACCTGGCATTGGCCAGCCCCAGATGGACTCGACTGTGGAAGTTTTTGGACCATGTGAAGTTGAGCAGAAATTCTATCACAGGTGCCAATTTCACAAATAAGTAATCACTGTTGAACTGGCAGGCATCCCACTTCCCTCACTTTGCGTTTGGTTTTGCAAAAGACTAATCGAGACATTTATCAGGTACGTAATTTAAGATGGGTAGGTCTTTGCTAGCACGTGAAACTGGATGGTCCTGGAGTTTCAATTTTTGAAGGGAATTTGGCTTTCAGACAGTGCATTTAATTGGTTTCCTCTCCAAGGAACCCATTAGTTTCCTTTCTGAAGGCAAACACTTGACATGCACTGATAGGGTCATGTCCCTCTCTCCAGTGCAgtttcttcccccagctgccATAAGCAAGTCGTGCtctttgtcagattttttttgtcttggatGGACTCCAGCTCATGGTTTTCATGCACGTGGTATGACAGACATTTAGGAGGGGAATATAAAGGCCAGGTTCCTCAATCCTGCTTTGTTAGGAAATGCTCATTtggcaaatattaaaaattattctcaaTAGGGCATGCACTGCCAACATAAGACATTTAGCTGTTAAGAAACAGTAGAGAAAGCACCACAAAATTAGGTAATTCTATCATCAGTTCATATATTTGACAGATAACAAGAAACAGCCCTCTTGCATTTAAGTATGGCATTTAGAAAGCTGGACTAACACTTTAGGAGGCTGGCCTTGAATCTTGATCTGTCTGCTGTTAAAATCTCTAccctctcaacattcccctaCAGGAGAAAACTACTATCACTTAGCTGTGTAGATTGGTAATTAACAAGTCGGCTTTCAAATCAGAATCACTGCAGACACTTCTGCAAGTGTCACCTCCTCAGCTCAGCCTCGTACCAGCACAGAAGGGTATTTGAACCCGGTGCTTTGAACCCCCTTGTCTTCTTACCTTATCAATTCATATACAGGGGTTGTTTcctatcaattttttttttttctctgtaccATGTGCAAGGAAGAGTTGAAGGCTAGGCACAGAAGAAACCAGTCTCTTTTTGACCTAATGAGAAATTGTCTTATAGATTTTAGTGGCAGAGAGGATACAccaacatttttattgcaataaaaTTTTTGTTCTAGGGTGCACTTGTAATGACTGCGTGTAGCCCCACTGATTAATAGCTAATACTAAAACGCTGGAAGGTAATGTTCAAGTACATAGAGAACTACATTGATCTGCCTTACCTACATATAAAAGGAAGTTATTTAGTGTCAATTTATACTTTGTATACAGCCTGCTTTCCAATTATTCAAGGGAGATCAATATTTATGACAATTCATTAGAGAATGCAGTTGACTTTTATTGTGCAGACAAAAATGCAGTCATCAACCTACCACTACATTAATTTTATGAAATCAGTTAACaaaattattgtaaaaaataacttaaaatttcGATGAGCAAATGGAAGCAAGTTGTACAGCTCTTCCACGTTCCTGTATTAATAGCTGAAAATGGCATTGAACCATTATACTCAGTATAGGTTTAACTAAAGGACAAAACCACTTCTGTTGCTTAGGGGAATAAAAAtcttcctgttttctccccCAGTCCAAACCCAATGTTGgtttatagcaaaaaaaaaaaaaatctcacttggAGTTACTGCAGAAGTCCCACACTCTTAAGTCCCTAACTTTGATATGTAAGTACCTGATGGAACTATCCTCCTGGCATGGACACAATTCAAGGGCAGCATTGCTTGGCTCCTTCCGAGGGATTTTAGCTTGCCAGCATACTAAGCTTAATCTTCTGGTTCCTCATAGTGTGCATACCCACTAGCATAGGTCCTTCCTAAATTCAAATTGCTGAATACATCTGTGGTCTCAGTATCGGAATCCTTCCCTCCCTCATCATTGTCATCTTCATCGTCATCTTCTGCTTCATATTCATCATATTCATCCTCACGGTCACCTGCATCCCCAGCCTTGCTGGAGGAGAGGCTCTTCCAGTAGGCATCATAACCAGAAGCTCCATCTGCATCTTCACCTCCGGTCTGTCGGCCAAACTTCAAAGAGCGTGCTGTAGGCAGAGAAAAATCATCATGTTCTCACCCCTCAACAGCAATTTGAGCTGAGcatctgacattttttttctgtcctttctcacTACTCAGCAAAGAGCATACAATGTTAAGACAGCCTTTGTCTAAACCTGACATTTTCAGATTTAATCCTTACTCTCTGTCAGAACCTTTCTGCTACACAgtctgtccccctgcagccaaGTTTgtataaacaataaaataagaGTTTCAGGATAAACCTCTGGTACTCTAGCCAAGAAAACCTGTAATTGGATGTGCTTCACAGACACAATACGTATTGTGATTTATTCAAGAGCAGTTGAGGTAGATTGTATGCATGTCATCAAATTGCACTTTGAAATTCATCAGCCAGCTTCTTGTAGATGAAATAAAGGCTTAagcagtgattatttttttgcaatattCCATAAGTAAAATCTCAAACTAAACAAAAGCTTCGCTGTGTTGCAATCAATTAATGATAAAGAATGAGAGACTGCTCAATTCTAGAACTAAGAAACACAAAGTTTTTCCCAACACAAATGCAGCAATGCTTTACAGAACAATTGAAAGTAATTGGACTTTACTCAGCGTTCCTATGCAGAAAAGTAGACACCAGTGGTACTTGTATTGCTTGTTAGCTAGAGAAACAGGCTTACTTGACATGCTCAGATCTTTTGTCTGCTGAGTTTCATGGCCACACTTAGGGCAGGGaggctcttttcctttttcctgcttgaAAACCTTACTTCGCACATGATCGTCACAAAAACAAGCCTGTGGGgtgaaaggagaataaaaagtGTAAATGTTTTAATCATAGAACCAGAGTCTTCAGCGAGAAGCAAGCAAAAAAGTGTCTAACAGCAGCAGGATTTTCTGGTTGGGATTAAAATTTAATGAGCCCTATCTGCAGTGGAACTGGAGTCTGTGCACAGAGCAACTACTTCTGCGTTGAACGTAGTTTCATGGCTTCCTGGGGAAGTGGCTGAATAAAAGCGCTAATAAACAAGTAGAAAAAGTAACATACTCAAGGACTGGACTACAGTGCTGCCCACAAGGAGCCTGGCAAACTTTGGTTTACAGTGACaagcttaaataaaatacagtcaGAGATGTATGCCAGAACATAACGATGCAGTGACCTGAAGGCAAGAATTAGAGATTGAAATTTCACGTGTTGAGCAGCAGGGTGCCAGTGAAGGTATCTGGAGAAAGGAACAATTTGGAATATGAAATCAATGCCATGGGAGACTGCAGGGAAACATGTGGAGGGTAGGAAGAGTAAGAGCAGGCAATGAACCAGCACCATG
Proteins encoded in this window:
- the ZNF330 gene encoding zinc finger protein 330 isoform X2: MPFQKTNKTKPGKTKCMMKSSDCVIKHAGVYSTGLAMVGAICDFCEAWVCHGRKCLSTHACICPLADAECIECERSVWDHGGRIFACSFCHNFLCEDDQFEHQASCQVLEAETFKCVSCNRLGQHSCLRCKACFCDDHVRSKVFKQEKGKEPPCPKCGHETQQTKDLSMSTRSLKFGRQTGGEDADGASGYDAYWKSLSSSKAGDAGDREDEYDEYEAEDDDEDDNDEGGKDSDTETTDVFSNLNLGRTYASGYAHYEEPED